A stretch of Bos taurus isolate L1 Dominette 01449 registration number 42190680 breed Hereford chromosome 5, ARS-UCD2.0, whole genome shotgun sequence DNA encodes these proteins:
- the DNAJB7 gene encoding dnaJ homolog subfamily B member 7 (The RefSeq protein has 2 substitutions compared to this genomic sequence) gives MVDYYQVLGLERHASPEDIKKAYRKVALKWHPDKNPENKEEAERKFKEVAEAYEVLSHDEKRDIYDKYGKEGLNGGGGSDFDDSSEYGFTFRKPDDVFKEIFGERDPFSFHFFEDSLEDLLNNSRSSYGSRNRGARSFFSTSSEYPVFERFSSYDIGYTPFGSLGHEGLYSFSSLAFDDSGMDNYITVTTSGKIVNGRNTNTKRITEDDLERDEDDGELKSFLLNGVADEEGFAEEYCWRRQSFNNYSPKSCSPKHANNDEQGITWVTSNWNPSIFSAGFKEGGTRKKKKHKEVQKKKSTKRNR, from the coding sequence ATGGTGGATTACTACCAAGTTCTAGGATTGGAGAGACATGCTTCACCTGAGGACATTAAAAAGGCTTATCGAAAAGTGGCACTTAAATGGCACCCAGATAAAaatccagaaaacaaagaagaagccGAGAGAAAATTCAAAGAAGTAGCTGAGGCATATGAGGTATTATCACATGATGAAAAACGGGACATTTACGATAAATATGGCAAAGAAGGATTAAATGGTGGAGGTGGAAGTGATTTCGACGATTCTTCTGAATATGGCTTCACATTCCGTAAGCCAGATGATGTCTTCAAAGAAATTTTTGGTGACAGGGacccattttcatttcatttctttgaagaCTCACTTGAAGACCTTTTAAATAATTCAAGGAGCTCCTATGGAAGCAGAAACAGAGGTGCAAGAtcctttttctctacatccaGTGAATACCCAGTTTTTGAGAGATTTTCTTCATATGATATAGGATATACACCATTTGGTTCACTGGGCCATGAGGgactttattcattttcttccctGGCATTTGATGGTAGTGGGATGGACAACTACATTACTGTTACAACTTCAGGTAAGATTGTTAATGGCAGAAATACCAATACAAAAAGAATTACTGAGGATGACCTAGAGAGAGATGAAGACGACGGTGAGTTGAAGTCCTTTCTTTTAAATGGTGTGGCAGATGAAGAGGGCTTTGCTGAAGAATATTGTTGGAGAAGACAGTCATTTAACAATTATTCACCAAAGTCCTGCAGCCCCAAACATGCAAACAATGATGAGCAGGGTATAACTTGGGTCACCAGCAACTGGAATCCCTCTATTTTCTCAGCAGGATTCAAAGAAGGTGGTacgaggaaaaaaaagaagcataaagAAGTACAGAAGAAGAAGTCAACTAAAAGGAATCGTTAA